Proteins found in one Bordetella genomosp. 9 genomic segment:
- a CDS encoding adenylosuccinate synthase has protein sequence MSKNVVIIGTQWGDEGKGKIVDWLAESVHGVVRFQGGHNAGHTLWINGKKTILRLIPSGIMHAGVTCYIGNGVVLSPEALLKEIEELEAAGLDVRSRLQISEICPLILPYHVAIDQAREQRKGEGKIGTTGRGIGPAYEDKIARRALRVQDLFEPALFDQKLEELLDYHNFVLTQYLGGQAVSASQVRDQAMALAPAIAPMVRDVSSNLFAAQKAGQRLLFEGAQGALLDVDHGTYPYVTSSNCIAGAAAAGAGVGPQSLDYVLGITKAYTTRVGSGPFPTELLDEVGARLANIGKEFGSVTGRPRRCGWFDGAALKRSVRLNGISGLCITKLDVLDGLETIRLGVGYRVNGEFRDVLPYGAVQVAQAEPVFEELPGWSESTVGITEYEKLPAAARAYLERVAQVCEVPIDLVSTGPDRTETIVLRHPLKG, from the coding sequence ATGAGCAAGAACGTAGTCATCATCGGCACCCAATGGGGTGACGAAGGCAAGGGAAAAATCGTCGACTGGCTGGCGGAGTCCGTCCACGGCGTCGTGCGTTTCCAGGGCGGCCACAATGCCGGCCATACCTTGTGGATCAACGGCAAGAAGACCATCCTGCGCCTGATTCCGTCCGGCATCATGCATGCCGGCGTGACCTGCTACATCGGCAATGGCGTGGTGCTTTCCCCGGAAGCGCTGCTCAAGGAAATCGAAGAGCTCGAAGCCGCCGGCCTGGACGTCCGTTCGCGCCTGCAGATTTCCGAGATCTGCCCGCTGATCCTGCCTTACCACGTCGCCATCGACCAGGCCCGCGAACAGCGCAAGGGCGAAGGCAAGATCGGCACGACGGGGCGCGGCATCGGCCCGGCCTACGAAGACAAGATCGCGCGCCGCGCGCTGCGGGTGCAGGACCTGTTCGAGCCCGCGCTGTTCGACCAGAAGCTGGAAGAGCTGCTGGACTACCATAACTTCGTGCTGACCCAGTATCTGGGCGGGCAGGCCGTGTCGGCCAGCCAGGTCCGCGACCAGGCCATGGCGCTGGCGCCCGCGATCGCCCCCATGGTCCGCGATGTGTCCAGCAACCTGTTCGCCGCCCAGAAGGCCGGCCAGCGCCTGTTGTTCGAAGGCGCCCAGGGTGCGCTGCTGGACGTCGACCACGGCACTTATCCCTACGTCACCAGCAGCAACTGCATTGCCGGCGCGGCCGCGGCAGGCGCTGGCGTCGGCCCGCAATCCCTGGACTACGTGCTGGGCATCACCAAGGCGTACACCACGCGCGTCGGTTCGGGCCCGTTCCCGACCGAACTGCTGGACGAAGTCGGTGCCCGGCTGGCCAACATCGGCAAGGAATTCGGCTCGGTGACCGGCCGTCCGCGCCGCTGCGGCTGGTTCGATGGCGCCGCGCTCAAGCGCTCGGTGCGCCTGAACGGCATCTCCGGCCTGTGCATCACCAAGCTGGACGTGCTGGACGGGCTGGAAACGATACGCCTGGGCGTCGGCTATCGCGTCAATGGCGAGTTCCGCGACGTGCTGCCGTATGGCGCCGTGCAGGTTGCCCAGGCCGAACCCGTATTCGAAGAGCTGCCGGGCTGGTCGGAGTCCACCGTGGGCATCACCGAATATGAAAAGTTGCCCGCCGCCGCACGTGCCTATCTGGAGCGTGTCGCGCAGGTGTGCGAAGTGCCGATCGATCTGGTTTCCACCGGCCCCGACCGTACCGAAACCATCGTCCTGCGCCATCCCTTGAAAGGCTAG